A window of Rhododendron vialii isolate Sample 1 chromosome 11a, ASM3025357v1 contains these coding sequences:
- the LOC131307113 gene encoding uncharacterized protein LOC131307113, whose translation MPPRNIKEVLQKKLEEKEREKARLQKAGDAAASGSVPSKKVPPPPPSKKRPLSAPPSPKEPPASKKVRAATKGKGQEVEHPKEAAAEGEGRVTAFDLDIPWVPSFITLGKKQVLKSDSLREDPSLAFTLHSGLALPRDVQNPPSLKAALSEYYYHAGRATQSIMSAQLHLTEYDKKSKLQKQSVEYNKALAEEYKKGLEQSELVRQSLEVQVANQNDLIKGLQESTEQTRAEGKDEGLAEGRALGREEMKKEMEKKVQGQYEKGYAQAEEDVTDQVLEVQDEIKEAQHKESFMLGYNMGLDDAGAEADDERRSLVEIPPFAPAEVTAEDTTADAIDSTTLPAPAEAPIPQAQIDAPTPPAPADAAAD comes from the exons ATGCCTCCGAGAAATATCAAGGAGGTTCTCCAGAAGAAGctggaggaaaaagagagggagaaggccCGACTGCAGAAGGCTGGGGATGCAGCCGCTTCGGGCTCGGTCCCGAGCAAGAAAGTCCCACCTCCCCCACCCTCTAAAAAGCGACCACTGAGCGCTCCTCCTTCCCCGAAGGAACCACCTGCGAGCAAGAAGGTGAGGGCGGCCACTAAGGGAAAGGGCCAAGAGGTGGAGCACCCGAAAGAAGCGGCCGCAGAAGGAGAAGGGAGGGTGACTGCCTTCGATCTTGACATCCCATGGGTGCCGAGCTTCATAACACTTGGCAAGAAACAGGTCCTCAAATCGGATAGCCTGAGGGAGGATCCCTCCCTGGCTTTCACCCTCCACTCGGGGCTAGCTTTGCCGAGGGATGTACAGAATCCCCCCTCCCTGAAAGCAGCCCTGAGTGAATACTACTATCACGCAGGAAGG GCTACCCAGTCCATAATGAGTGCCCAGCTGCATCTCACCGAATATGACAAGAAGTCAAAACTGCAAAAGCAGTCGGTGGAATACAACAAGGCCCTGGCCGAGGAGTATAAGAAGGgcttggagcaatccgagctcgTGAGGCAAAGCCTCGAGGTTCAGGTCGCCAATCAAAATGACCTTATCAAGGGGTTGCAGGAGTCTACCGAGCAGACCAGAGCCGAAGGAAAAGATGAGGGGCTGGCCGAGGGGAGAGCCTTGGGGAGGGAAGAGATGAAGAAGGAGATGGAGAAAAAGGTGCAGGGGCAGTACGAGAAAGGATACGCCCAGGCCGAAGAGGACGTGACCGATCAAGTCCTTGAAGTGCAGGACGAGATCAAGGAGGCCCAGCACAAAGAGAGCTTTATGCTCGGCTACAACATGGGTCTCGACGATGCAGGCGCTGAAGCTGACGACGAAAGGAGGAGTCTGGTGGAAATACCACCCTTCGCCCCTGCCGAAGTCACAGCAGAGGATACAACAGCCGACGCTATCGACT